The Anguilla rostrata isolate EN2019 unplaced genomic scaffold, ASM1855537v3 scaf0432, whole genome shotgun sequence genome segment AATGCAGACTGcagcttattaaaaaaacagcattatttaattaattgcagtCCAAGACACCATTCTCTGTTGTGAACAATCTACACAGCCTACTCTTTCCTATTACACCCAGAAAGATCAgcatctgaataaaataaacatcttaCGCAAGGATGTGTTGTACAAGCAGGGATCCACACAGGATTTGAGTCAAAAGCACGTCATATCTCCACAGTATCTCCACTAgtaatttgctaaaatattaatatgtacagtacggtgttaatatttttgaataagaaTATTTGACTGAAAACCTTGAGTGCATATCTTTCCTGATTGGAATTACTAAATTATTTAGATCAATGCACCTCTATTTTGAACTCAAAAGGCCACAATAACAGCAAAATCAATTTCTATTTAAAGCGATAACACTTGCTATTTGTTTTCCCAGAAATAAGGCAGAGTTCAGACAAATGCTACTAAACTCAcgaacattcaaatgaaatgttaataacTGTTGTAGAAATGGCATTGATACCTGTATCTGGAGGGGGTATAGAGAAAACAACCccatcagaaacagaaatgctGGAAATCATTTACCCATGAAATAATTGTAAAAGTGGCTGCTTACCTACAAGTTGGATGTGACAGAGGATTAGAAATCAGCTACAGTTAATCTGGATGTACTATGTCCTTATTGTACAATGACTGAAACTTAAAAATGGCCCCTCTTCCTTAGACaggaaatatacacacacagaactccCCTTCTTTGTAGTGCATTTTCACAGTTTAGCCAagtgtcaaaagaaaaaaaagaacccccCGACTGCAGCCGCCACCACCCTTTCCGCATCGGTGGCCATGTCGTCATGGTGGTGAAGGAGCGGCTGGCGGACTTGGTGGTCACGGGCAGCGCCATCTCCACTACGCGGGCACCGGTGGGCTTCTGCTTCTCTGCGGCCGCCAGCAGCTTCTTCACGGCGCCCTTGGTGACCTCTCGGGAGGGGGCAGCGCGCAGGGCCTTGAGGGCGTCCCGCTTTCTGTTCACCATGGCGACGGACAGGGCCGGAAGGGCCAGGAGGAGGGCGGCATCCTTGACCTCCGGGACGTCCCGCCACATTTCCTCCAGGAGTTCGGGGAAGTCCAGGGTTTCCAAGGCGGTGCCACGTACCAGGAAGACCCTCGGGGAAGCCAGGCCCTCCGACCCCAACGCCTCCTGGCTGGCTTTCCGCCTAGGCTTCATGGACTCCCGTGAGTCGCGCTCAGAGGCCAGCAAGGCGAAGTACACAGCCTCCCTCTGGAGCGATCTGGCCTCCCGCCACACGAGGGCACTGTTGCTGCAAAACGGCATCCGAGACGACGTCACGATGACGGCATTGTAGCGCAGGAACTTGACTTTCTCCATGTACTCCTCTGGGTCAAAGGGAGAGCCATCAGGGACCACGGGCAGGTCCCACAGTCGGAAGTCGgggtgtttggggtttgggtAAACTGTCAGCTCCtcttgggggctgggggaggtgaACTGGGCCGCTCCACTGTCTCCGGGCCCCAGGCCGCGGAGGGAGTTGAG includes the following:
- the LOC135246512 gene encoding T-cell-specific guanine nucleotide triphosphate-binding protein 2-like, with the translated sequence MADVLRSLNLLEVLKESMEKKGLSEVKEAVEDLLISRVGESSPEKTTLLNSLRGLGPGDSGAAQFTSPSPQEELTVYPNPKHPDFRLWDLPVVPDGSPFDPEEYMEKVKFLRYNAVIVTSSRMPFCSNSALVWREARSLQREAVYFALLASERDSRESMKPRRKASQEALGSEGLASPRVFLVRGTALETLDFPELLEEMWRDVPEVKDAALLLALPALSVAMVNRKRDALKALRAAPSREVTKGAVKKLLAAAEKQKPTGARVVEMALPVTTKSASRSFTTMTTWPPMRKGWWRLQSGDT